A single region of the Brachypodium distachyon strain Bd21 chromosome 3, Brachypodium_distachyon_v3.0, whole genome shotgun sequence genome encodes:
- the LOC100828602 gene encoding uncharacterized protein LOC100828602 — protein MGAKLSSWFNHRGSLSQKLAASPAPVRIIAADGSLKELPASHRVTVSDVLAGNEASAFFVCSSDALYFDQSPPALAPGELLQPGQIYFLLPAAALGRPLSSADMAAMAVRASAALAAKRPQRRHGSGGGKKKLKMRVVPVHEELVAGEDGLFNEKLNERTLGEFAAVSLIPAKGDEKLAAAAAARLRLKRALSIIQEDAE, from the coding sequence ATGGGAGCGAAGCTTTCCTCCTGGTTCAACCACCGAGGCAGCCTCTCGCAGAAGCTGGCggcgtctccggcgccggttAGGATCATCGCCGCCGACGGCTCGCTGAAGGAGCTCCCGGCCAGCCACCGCGTCACCGTCTCCGACGTTCTCGCCGGCAACGAAGCTAGCGCCTTCTTCGTGTGCAGCTCCGACGCGCTCTACTTCGACCAGAGCCCTCCGGCGCTGGCGCCCGGCGAGCTGCTCCAGCCGGGGCAGATCTACTTCCTGCTGCCCGCGGCAGCGCTCGGGCGGCCGCTCTCGAGCGCGGACATGGCTGCGATGGCCGTGCGCGCGAGTGCGGCGCTCGCGGCCaagaggccccagcggcgccacggcagcggcggcggcaaaaAGAAGCTGAAAATGCGCGTGGTGCCGGTGCACGAGGAGCTGGTGGCCGGCGAGGACGGTCTGTTCAACGAGAAGCTTAACGAGCGGACGCTCGGGGAGTTCGCGGCCGTGTCGCTTATTCCGGCAAAGGGCGATGAGAagctcgccgcggcggcggcggcgcggttgcGGCTGAAGCGGGCTCTGAGCATCATTCAAGAAGATGCCGAGTGA